The DNA region AGTCATCAAGACCACCCTGCCGAAGGCCAAGGAACTGCGCCGCGTTGCCGAGCCTATCCTGACATTGGGCAAGAACCCGAGCTTGGCCAATCGTCGCTTGGCGTTCGCCCGCCTACGCGATCGCGAGATCGTCACCAAGCTGTTTGACGAACTGGGTCCGCGTTATGCTGCCCGCAATGGCGGATACTCGCGTATCCTGAAGTTCGGCTTCCGCAAAGGCGACAATGCGCCGATGGCGTTGGTTGAACTGATGGATCGTCCGGCAGATGCTCAGCCGGTAGATGCAGGCGAATAAGCAGGACATTCTCAATGCGATAAAACAGGGCCGGACTTGATCCGGCCTTGTTTTTTGCAGCACTGGCTAGGCAAACCAGCGTAAAAAGGCTGCAGCTGAAATCGCGGTGATCGCAAGTGCGGAAGACGATGCCCATGCTTTTTCTTTTCCGCGCTCGCTCCAGCGGGTGCTTTGCCAGAGATAGATTATCAGCAGCGCGATGCCGAGCGTGGCACATGCCATCTTGATCAGCAGGGCAACGATGGCAATTCCCGAAATATCGGGAAATTGATGGTAGTAGTAATAGCTGACCATGCCGAAAGTGGCGCCGCTCACGGCCTGCGTCAGCCAGCCGACCAGTACCAGCTGCGCCAATTTGCGGCGCGCCACGTTATCGCGCACCCTCCTGGCAATCAGCGATCCTGCCACCGTCGCCACGGCGCCAAAATTGTGTACGACCTGGATGGCGCTGTAGCTCAGGTTTTGCGCAGTGCTCATTGTGCAGTCACATCTACACAGCTTTCCACGCCTGTCGGGGCATGCGATTTGGTATTCACGGTCAGGCAGATGTGATGCTTGCCGGCAGGCAGGGCATCAAGTTCGGCGCTTCCTTTCTTTTCCCGCAAGACGTCCACTCGGTTGCCGTCGACGTAGAGGTGCAGGTGGTCGCCGGTTGAACCGAGCGCGGCCTCGTAGACAACCGGGGTCTTTTTGCCGGCACTTACCATGGCGCCATTCGCGGGGGAACTGATGCTGATGGAGCCATCCGCGGCAAAGGCTGAAGCGCATAGCAGAGACAAGGCGAGGGGGGCTAACTTGTTGATGTTCATGATCGTTCTCCTTGGGTGGATTATTGGAGCAAACGCATCGCCATCTAACATTAACCAATAAATATTGTCAAGTATTGTGCGAAAATGGCCGCAGGTGCGAAGCACTGTGGAGAGTCTGCCGCAGCAGGAAAATCAGTAAGGCCTTTTTCCAGCCCAGTTGCCCGGCGGCTGATATTGGCAGACCCAGACTTGTTCGCGGGTGTCTTCGCACACTGCAACGGCGCAACCGACGGTTGTCGAGGTGCGCCAGACCAGTTGCGTGTAATGTCCGCACATCTTGCCTCTGGCGCAGCGATTGTTCTTATAGTCGTAATTGGCGCGCTCGCCTGCCCAGTCGTCCACTACCGCGTCCGGGCCGATCATCTGCAAATCCCGTTTGCCGTTCGACCATTCCACGGCGCTGGCCCAGAACAGGTTCTCGCCATAGCGTCCATCAGGCTGACTGTGTTGCATCCTGCAACGGTTGTCCTGCTTCAGATGGTCCGCCCACTCCTGGGCCGAAGCAGCCAGGTCTTGTGAGTAGACCAGCGGGGGAACGCCGACTGTCTTGCGCCAGCGATTGTGGGCAGCAACCATTTCATCGGTGTCGAAACCGCTTGCCAGCGTTGGCAATGCGCCCAGCAGGCAGCCGGCAAGGAAAAGCCGCCTGATCATCTATCGAGCAGTTTCTGCAAATACGGCCCCGTCACACTGTCCGGGTTTGCTGCGATATCCCGGGGCGAGCCTTGCGCAACGATGAGGCCGCCGCCATCGCCGCCTTCCGGGCCCAGATCGACGACCCAGTCGGAGGTCTTGATCACATCCAGATTGTGCTCGATGACGACCACGGTATTGCCCTGGTCGCGCAGCTTGTGGATGACCTTGAGCAGCAAATCGATATCGTGGAAATGCAGGCCGGTAGTCGGTTCGTCGAGGATATACAGCGTACGTCCGGTATCGCGCTTGGACAACTCGAGCGACAGCTTGACGCGCTGCGCTTCGCCGCCGGAGAGCGTGGTCGCACTCTGTCCCAGCGTGATGTAACCCAATCCCACATCGAGCAGGGTCTGCAATTTGCGCGCGATGATCGGCACCGGCGCGAAGAATTCATGCGCCTGTTCCACCGTCATGTTGAGCACCTGGTGGATATTCTTACCTTTGTACTGGATTTCCAGCGTTTCCCGGTTGTAGCGATGGCCGTGGCAAACATCGCATGGTACGTACACATCCGGCAGGAAATGCATCTCAACCTTGATCACGCCATCGCCCTGGCAGGATTCGCAGCGCCCACCCTTGACGTTGAAAGAGAAACGTCCCGGGCCGTAACCGCGTTCGCGTGCCGCCGGTACGCTGGAGAACAAGTCGCGGATCGGCGTGAACAGGCCGGTATAAGTCGCGGGATTGGAGCGCGGAGTACGCCCGATGGGCGACTGGTCGACGTTGATGACCTTGTCGAAGAACTCGAGGCCTTCGATCGCGGCGTAAGGAGCGGGCTCGGCGGTGCTGCCATACAGATGTTGCGCCACTGCGTTATACAGAGTGTCGTTGATGAGCGTCGACTTGCCCGAACCGGAAACGCCGGCGATGCAGGTGAGCAGGCCGACCGGCAGGTCCAGCGTGACATCCTTCAGGTTGTTGCCGCAGGCGCCGATGATCTTCAGCCTGCGCTCCGGGTCGGCTTTGCGGTATTTCTTCGGCGCGGCAATGCTGCGTCGTCCGACCAGATAATCGCCGGTGAGCGATTGCAGGTTGGCGCACACTTCATCCGGTGTGCCTTGCGCCACGACGCGACCGCCATGTTCGCCCGCACCCGGGCCCATGTCCACCACATAGTCGGCAGTCCGGATGGCATCCTCGTCATGCTCCACCACGATCACGCTGTTGCCCATGTCGCGCAGGCGTTTCAGCGTGTCCAGCAGGCGGTCGTTGTCGCGCTGGTGCAGGCCGATGGAAGGTTCATCCAGCACGTACATCACGCCGGTCAATCCGGAACCGATCTGCGATGCCAGGCGGATCCGCTGCGCCTCGCCGCCGGAGAGCGTCTCGGCGGAGCGTTCCAGCGACAGGTAATCCAGTCCCACGTTGTTGAGGAAGGTCAGGCGGCTGGCGATCTCCTGCACGATCTTTTCGGCGATGGCCTGCTTGTTGCCGGGCAGGGCCACGTTGCGGAAAAAAGTCAGCGCCTGCTTCAGCGGCAATGCACTCAAATCATAAATGGTGCGATCGGCGACGCGAACATGGCGCGCTTCCTCGCGCAGGCGTGTGCCTTTGCAATCCGGGCATGCGCAGGTATTCAGATACTTAGCCAGTTCCTCGCGTACCGTGGGCGAATCGGTCTCGTTATAGCGGCGCTCCAGATTGTTGACGATGCCCTCGAACGGGTGTTCGCGCGTGACCCGTTTGCCGCGCTCGTTCAGGTACTGGAAGGCGATCTCTTCGCGGCCGCTGCCGTACAGCAAGATTTTCTGGATCTTGTCGGGCAGATTCTCGAACGGGCGTTCCAGATCGAAATCGTAGTGCTTTGCCAGGCTGTCGAGCATCTGGTAGTAGAACTGGTTGCGCCTGTCCCAGCCCTTGATGGCGCCGCCGGACAGCGACAGCGAAGGAAATGTCACGATGCGCTGCGGATCGAAGAAGCTGATCACCCCCAGGCCGTCGCACTTCGGGCATGCCCCCATCGGGCTGTTGAAAGAGAACAGGCGGGGTTCCAGTTCCTGCAGCGAATAGTTGCAGATGGGGCAGGCGAACTTGGCCGAGAACAGGTGCTCGATGCCCGTATCCATCTCCACCGCCAGCGCACGACCATCGGCGTGACGCAGGGCGGTCTCGAACGACTCAGCCAGGCGTTGCTTGATGTCCGGCGCCACCTTCAGGCGGTCCACCACGATTTCGATGGTGTGTTTCTGGTTCTTCGCCAGCTTCGGCAGGTTGTCCATTTCGCACACCTTGCCGTTCACGCGCAGCCGCACGAAACCCTGCGCGCGCAGTTCGTCGAACAGCTCCAGCTGTTCACCCTTGCGCTCCACCACGATGGGCGACAGGATCATCACCTTGGTGCCTTCCGGCAGGGCCAGCACTGCATCCACCATCTGTCCCACCGACTGCGCCCGCAGCACGATATCGTGTTGCGGGCAATACGGGTCACCGGCACGCGCGAACAGCAGACGCAAATAATCGTGGATCTCGGTGACCGTGCCGACCGTGGAGCGTGGATTGTGCGAGGTGGCCTTTTGTTCGATGGCGATGGCGGGCGAGAGCCCCTCGATCAGATCGACATCGGGCTTTTCCATCAACTGCAGGAACTGCCTGGCATAGGCGGATAACGATTCGACGTAGCGCCGCTGCCCCTCGGCATACAGGGTGTCAAAGGCGAGTGAGGACTTGCCCGAGCCGGATAGACCGGTGATCACCACCAACTGGTTGCGCGGCAGATCGAGGTTGATGTTCTTCAGGTTGTGGGTGCGCGCACCGCGTATCTTGATGTATTCCATGCCCGCCAGCTGCAAGTAAAGACGACCCGCCAATATACGCGAAATCGCCAGCTTTCCCAAACGGCCGCAAGTTCTGTCCCGCAAGCTCTTGCGTTATATTGACCGGGCGGCGCGGCAGGGCTGTGGGGTAATATATGGCCCGACATGCCGCCGTGGCCGGGCCCCATCATTCGAATCTTAAGTCAGAGGACATCATGGGTATTTTAGGGATTGCCTTTGTAAGTGCCTGCATCTATTTCTGGTCGATGCAGCAACACTATATTTTCGAGCCTACGAACGATTTGCAGACAACGCCCGAGCGGGTGGGGTTGAAGGCGGACGAACTCCGCATCAAATCGGGGACAGGCAGCGAAAGCGGCGAACTGTTTTCCTGGTGGATTCCTGTCGACGCAAGCGGCGCCCCCACGATGCTCTACCTGCACGGCAACGACAAGAACGTCGGTTATTACCGCGAACTTGAGTACGCACGAGAGATGCACAAGCTCGGCTACAACGTCCTGATGATCGATTATCGGGGCTATGGCAAAAGCACCGGTGGGCAACCCAGCGAAGCCAAGGTGTACGAGGATGCCGAATCCGCCTGGAACTATCTGGTCAAGCAGCGCGCCCTCGTTCCGAACCGCATTTTCATCTATGGGCACTCTCTGGGCGGGGCGATTGCCATCGATCTGGCGGTCCATCATCCGGAAGCGGCCGGGATCATCGAAGAGTCCTCGTTCACCACGATGACGGCGATGAGCAACATCGATTATGGCTTCATGCCCACCAGCCTGCTGATCCATGAGCGTTTCGACTCGCTGTCCAAGATATCTCAGCTCAAGATCCCGCTGCTGATCATCCACGGCACCTGGGACAGGACGGTTCCCACCCAGATGGCTCAGCAACTCTACGATGCCGCCCCCGAACCCAAGACCCTGAAGCTGATCAAGGGCGGGGATCACGAAGACAATTGCATCGTTGCCAGAGTGGAGTGCCGCCAGATATTCTCATCTTTCGTGTCGCAGAACCTGCATTAGCCGTGCGGGCATCTTCCAGCCTGCCGACTCCAGCGAAGTAATGGACTTTTACCAAGCTTCCGGTAGAGGTCTGCTAAAATACTCGACTATCGCCTTCATCTCTGCTTTATGTCGACCACATCCATCTCCATGACCCCACTTGAGCGGCGCGCCAGCATTGGCCTGGCCGGCATCTATGGCCTGCGCATGCTGGGACTCTTCATCATCCTGCCGATCTTTGCTTTGTATGCCGAAAAACTGCCTGGCGGGCAGAGCCATTTCCTGATCGGGATTGCGCTGGGCGCATACGGCCTGACGCAGTCCATCCTGCAGATTCCGGCCGGCTGGCTGTCGGATCGATACGGGCGCAAGCCGATCATCGTGATCGGGCTGTTGCTGTTCGCGGCGGGCAGTTTCATCGCGGCATCGGCCGACGACATCTATTGGATCATCGCCGGGCGCGTGATGCAGGGGGCCGGTGCGATCAACGCGGCAGTGATGGCGCTGACCGCCGACCTGACGCGCGAAGAACATCGTACCAAGGCGATGGCGATGATCGGCATGACCATCGGCGTTACCTTCTCCGTCTCGATGGTGCTGTCGCCGTTGCTGTATAAGCACATCGGCATGTCCGGGATGTTCTCGCTGATCGGCATCCTGGCCTTCGTTTCCATCGCCGTGGTGCTGTGGTTCATCCCCAATCCCGCCATCACGCGCTTCCATTCCGATACCGAAACCAATACCGGAAAACTGGCCGAGGTGCTGCGCAACAAGGATCTGCTGCGCATGGATTTCGGCGTGTTCACGCTGCATGCGATCCTGATGTCAGTGTTCATGCAGGTGCCGTTCATCCTGCGCGCCGACGGGCTCGATGCGCAGCACCAGTGGCAGGTCTATCTGCCGGTGATGCTGATCGCTTTCGCCCTCATGGTGCCGCCGATCATCATCGCCGAGAAGAAGGCGAAGATGAAGCAGGTGTTCATGGCCGCCATCGCGCTGGCAGCAGTGGCCCAGCTGGCGATCCTGTTCCTGCATGGCAGCATCTGGGGGGTGGCTATCTCCCTGTTGCTGTTCTTTACCGCCTTCAACGTGCTGGAAGCGACGCAGCCCTCCATCGTCAGCAAGATCGCGCCGCTGGCTGCCAAAGGTACGGCGATGGGCGTGTTCAGCAGCGTACAGTTCCTGGGCGCGTTCTTCGGCTCTGCCATGGGAGGGCTGCTGATGCAGTTCTATGGCGGCAATTCGGTGCTGGT from Sideroxyarcus emersonii includes:
- a CDS encoding alpha/beta hydrolase — translated: MGILGIAFVSACIYFWSMQQHYIFEPTNDLQTTPERVGLKADELRIKSGTGSESGELFSWWIPVDASGAPTMLYLHGNDKNVGYYRELEYAREMHKLGYNVLMIDYRGYGKSTGGQPSEAKVYEDAESAWNYLVKQRALVPNRIFIYGHSLGGAIAIDLAVHHPEAAGIIEESSFTTMTAMSNIDYGFMPTSLLIHERFDSLSKISQLKIPLLIIHGTWDRTVPTQMAQQLYDAAPEPKTLKLIKGGDHEDNCIVARVECRQIFSSFVSQNLH
- a CDS encoding CAP domain-containing protein, which gives rise to MIRRLFLAGCLLGALPTLASGFDTDEMVAAHNRWRKTVGVPPLVYSQDLAASAQEWADHLKQDNRCRMQHSQPDGRYGENLFWASAVEWSNGKRDLQMIGPDAVVDDWAGERANYDYKNNRCARGKMCGHYTQLVWRTSTTVGCAVAVCEDTREQVWVCQYQPPGNWAGKRPY
- a CDS encoding MFS transporter, with the protein product MSTTSISMTPLERRASIGLAGIYGLRMLGLFIILPIFALYAEKLPGGQSHFLIGIALGAYGLTQSILQIPAGWLSDRYGRKPIIVIGLLLFAAGSFIAASADDIYWIIAGRVMQGAGAINAAVMALTADLTREEHRTKAMAMIGMTIGVTFSVSMVLSPLLYKHIGMSGMFSLIGILAFVSIAVVLWFIPNPAITRFHSDTETNTGKLAEVLRNKDLLRMDFGVFTLHAILMSVFMQVPFILRADGLDAQHQWQVYLPVMLIAFALMVPPIIIAEKKAKMKQVFMAAIALAAVAQLAILFLHGSIWGVAISLLLFFTAFNVLEATQPSIVSKIAPLAAKGTAMGVFSSVQFLGAFFGSAMGGLLMQFYGGNSVLVFAVGMLLLWLAVASGMRPPRPLMTRMYHLPELSEEAARAMQQSLAQLRGVSEVLVVAGEQIACLKVEIGGFDEDAVENLVKGA
- the uvrA gene encoding excinuclease ABC subunit UvrA, which translates into the protein MEYIKIRGARTHNLKNINLDLPRNQLVVITGLSGSGKSSLAFDTLYAEGQRRYVESLSAYARQFLQLMEKPDVDLIEGLSPAIAIEQKATSHNPRSTVGTVTEIHDYLRLLFARAGDPYCPQHDIVLRAQSVGQMVDAVLALPEGTKVMILSPIVVERKGEQLELFDELRAQGFVRLRVNGKVCEMDNLPKLAKNQKHTIEIVVDRLKVAPDIKQRLAESFETALRHADGRALAVEMDTGIEHLFSAKFACPICNYSLQELEPRLFSFNSPMGACPKCDGLGVISFFDPQRIVTFPSLSLSGGAIKGWDRRNQFYYQMLDSLAKHYDFDLERPFENLPDKIQKILLYGSGREEIAFQYLNERGKRVTREHPFEGIVNNLERRYNETDSPTVREELAKYLNTCACPDCKGTRLREEARHVRVADRTIYDLSALPLKQALTFFRNVALPGNKQAIAEKIVQEIASRLTFLNNVGLDYLSLERSAETLSGGEAQRIRLASQIGSGLTGVMYVLDEPSIGLHQRDNDRLLDTLKRLRDMGNSVIVVEHDEDAIRTADYVVDMGPGAGEHGGRVVAQGTPDEVCANLQSLTGDYLVGRRSIAAPKKYRKADPERRLKIIGACGNNLKDVTLDLPVGLLTCIAGVSGSGKSTLINDTLYNAVAQHLYGSTAEPAPYAAIEGLEFFDKVINVDQSPIGRTPRSNPATYTGLFTPIRDLFSSVPAARERGYGPGRFSFNVKGGRCESCQGDGVIKVEMHFLPDVYVPCDVCHGHRYNRETLEIQYKGKNIHQVLNMTVEQAHEFFAPVPIIARKLQTLLDVGLGYITLGQSATTLSGGEAQRVKLSLELSKRDTGRTLYILDEPTTGLHFHDIDLLLKVIHKLRDQGNTVVVIEHNLDVIKTSDWVVDLGPEGGDGGGLIVAQGSPRDIAANPDSVTGPYLQKLLDR
- the rplQ gene encoding 50S ribosomal protein L17, whose protein sequence is MRHRLGLRKLNRTSSHRLAMLRNMTVSLLRHEVIKTTLPKAKELRRVAEPILTLGKNPSLANRRLAFARLRDREIVTKLFDELGPRYAARNGGYSRILKFGFRKGDNAPMALVELMDRPADAQPVDAGE